In the genome of Lacerta agilis isolate rLacAgi1 chromosome 2, rLacAgi1.pri, whole genome shotgun sequence, one region contains:
- the LOC117041047 gene encoding histone H3.3A, with protein MARTKQTARKSTGGKAPRKQLATKAARKSAPSTGGVKKPHRYRPGTVALREIRRYQKSTELLIRKLPFQRLVREIAQDFKTDLRFQSAAIGALQEASEAYLVGLFEDTNLCAIHAKRVTIMPKDIQLARRIRGERA; from the exons ATGGCCCGTACCAAGCAGACAGCCCGTAAGTCCACTGGTGGCAAAGCTCCACGTAAACAGCTGGCTACCAAAGCTGCTCGGAAAAGCGCTCCCTCTACTGGTGGAGTCAAGAAACCTCATCGCTACAG GCCTGGTACTGTGGCACTGCGAGAGATTCGTCGTTACCAAAAGTCCACTGAACTTTTGATTCGCAAGCTTCCGTTCCAGAGGCTGGTAAGGGAGATTGCTCAAGACTTCAAGACAGACTTGAGGTTCCAGAGTGCAGCCATTGGTGCTCTGCAG GAGGCTAGTGAAGCATATCTGGTGGGTCTCTTTGAAGACACGAACCTGTGTGCCATCCATGCTAAGAGAGTCACCATCATGCCCAAAGACATCCAGTTGGCTCGTAGGATACGGGGGGAGAGGGCTTAA